In Nitrospira sp., a single window of DNA contains:
- a CDS encoding AAA family ATPase — MQHPESSVHIEQDGFRAAREYLVIASRNKWVILGSLALSMTLALMYYLVATKYYQSSTLIVAEGPKGINSVIDRFDSGGRKGDLEDKFDQILFLIQRQIISPDFLGEIAKETGLYADGLDEEGQADALYEVARRTRVERVKMEASAGFSSSTFLEGFVVSYLDRDPRTAMRVTERIAGKFIEDTNKEREKEVEGAGEFLDQELQQMKRELEKKEDRVSQFKKTHVGGLPSQGEANMRLLDRVEVDLVRTNEDLQRHSEKLAMLNQAVQQYRASGQQSPSLVTSRSMEPDPLFKRLRELREQLVKLRAEFWDGYPEVVLVKEEIRQVEDELVNVYGRDAIRSDKAPLDPYLQDLAKLQSEEKTEISLLQRRLGQLQASRQDLEKRLERSPIVEQELLVLERDYGNLKENYAKLLDKRLHTRVEENIEKRQKGGKFRIIEHAMLPLAPVVPNKAKLLALGFLFGCVLGGGLAILRERLTEQFRGPEDVEFLLTGPRLLAAIPDFSSLWQTGSGSDLSQKTALPRISLGMTMNSRSEGMRGALSPIGQANFQGLDRRFVTKLYPRSMAAEQYRVAAARLQLLNTSGGPIVAAVTSAIKGEGKTTTVINLGYTLARDFGRRVLLVDCDFVFPEMAAFLEAPVKHGLVDCLKSDIPPQQAMGAFSDVSCWIMPAGESVAGSTELLRAGQLGRVLSQLRDEFDYVLLNAPPILPVATMNVLESHCDLHVLVVRANVTSKQAVKQALGSLRAQKPIHVILNGVASNALPSYMLDYSAGERSVAV, encoded by the coding sequence ATGCAACACCCTGAATCCTCCGTACACATCGAGCAAGATGGATTTCGTGCTGCTCGTGAGTATTTGGTCATTGCCTCGCGTAATAAATGGGTCATTCTTGGATCTCTTGCGCTTTCTATGACCTTGGCGTTGATGTACTACCTCGTTGCCACCAAGTATTATCAATCGAGCACGTTAATCGTTGCTGAGGGGCCCAAGGGGATCAATAGTGTCATTGATAGGTTTGATAGTGGAGGGAGAAAAGGCGATCTCGAAGATAAATTTGATCAAATCCTGTTTCTTATCCAGCGACAAATCATCAGCCCTGATTTCTTGGGGGAGATTGCCAAGGAGACTGGCTTATATGCGGATGGGCTAGATGAAGAAGGGCAGGCGGACGCTCTTTACGAGGTGGCCCGCAGGACACGGGTGGAGCGGGTCAAAATGGAGGCGTCTGCTGGTTTTAGTAGCTCGACCTTCCTAGAAGGATTTGTGGTCTCTTATTTGGATCGGGATCCTAGAACGGCTATGCGGGTGACAGAACGTATCGCGGGCAAATTTATTGAAGACACAAACAAGGAACGAGAGAAGGAAGTAGAAGGTGCTGGAGAGTTTTTGGATCAAGAGCTGCAGCAGATGAAGCGTGAGTTGGAGAAGAAGGAAGATCGCGTCAGTCAGTTTAAGAAAACGCATGTGGGGGGGCTTCCCAGCCAAGGAGAAGCCAATATGCGGTTGTTGGATCGTGTGGAAGTCGATCTTGTGAGGACGAACGAGGACCTCCAACGCCATTCCGAGAAGCTTGCGATGCTGAATCAGGCAGTGCAACAGTACCGCGCATCTGGGCAACAGAGTCCGAGTCTTGTGACTTCTCGATCCATGGAACCAGACCCGTTGTTTAAGCGGCTTCGAGAACTGCGAGAGCAACTCGTGAAGTTGAGAGCTGAGTTTTGGGATGGGTACCCTGAAGTAGTCTTAGTAAAAGAAGAAATCCGACAAGTAGAGGATGAGCTAGTGAATGTGTATGGACGTGATGCAATCAGGTCGGATAAAGCGCCGCTCGATCCGTATCTTCAGGACCTTGCGAAGTTGCAGAGCGAGGAAAAGACGGAAATTTCTCTTCTTCAGCGGCGTCTTGGGCAGTTGCAAGCGTCTAGGCAAGACCTTGAAAAACGGCTGGAGAGGTCACCCATTGTTGAGCAGGAGCTCCTGGTCCTTGAGCGCGATTACGGCAATCTGAAGGAAAATTATGCGAAGCTCCTTGATAAGCGTTTGCATACGCGAGTCGAAGAAAATATTGAGAAACGCCAGAAGGGCGGTAAGTTCCGCATAATTGAGCATGCCATGCTTCCACTGGCTCCGGTTGTCCCAAACAAAGCGAAACTGTTGGCCCTGGGATTCTTGTTTGGATGTGTGTTGGGGGGAGGATTGGCGATTCTGCGAGAGCGACTTACGGAACAATTTCGAGGTCCAGAAGATGTTGAATTTCTTCTTACGGGTCCTCGGTTGTTGGCCGCCATTCCAGATTTTTCATCCTTATGGCAGACAGGTAGTGGTTCAGATTTATCGCAGAAAACGGCGTTGCCAAGGATTTCCCTCGGTATGACGATGAACTCTCGATCGGAGGGGATGCGGGGTGCTCTATCCCCTATTGGGCAAGCCAATTTTCAGGGGCTTGATAGGAGGTTTGTTACAAAGCTCTACCCGCGCTCCATGGCGGCTGAGCAATATCGCGTTGCTGCAGCAAGGTTACAGCTTCTCAATACTTCAGGTGGGCCGATCGTTGCGGCTGTAACGAGTGCGATCAAGGGCGAGGGAAAAACAACGACTGTGATCAATCTCGGGTATACACTTGCTCGAGATTTTGGGAGGCGGGTTCTTCTGGTGGATTGTGATTTTGTGTTTCCCGAAATGGCGGCGTTTCTCGAAGCACCAGTCAAGCACGGGCTTGTTGATTGCCTAAAGAGCGATATTCCTCCACAGCAAGCGATGGGAGCGTTCTCTGACGTGTCCTGTTGGATTATGCCAGCTGGTGAATCGGTTGCTGGTTCTACTGAACTACTACGAGCTGGCCAACTAGGCCGAGTCTTGTCTCAGCTCCGAGATGAGTTTGATTATGTCCTTCTGAATGCGCCCCCAATCCTCCCTGTGGCGACTATGAATGTGCTTGAGAGCCATTGTGACCTCCATGTGCTGGTTGTACGGGCAAATGTGACATCAAAGCAGGCGGTCAAACAAGCGCTTGGTTCGCTACGGGCGCAAAAACCCATCCATGTGATCCTGAATGGCGTGGCGTCTAACGCGCTCCCAAGCTACATGTTGGATTATTCGGCCGGTGAACGGTCCGTGGCAGTGTAG
- a CDS encoding SDR family NAD(P)-dependent oxidoreductase, with protein MMKRTCDVCLAALGLIILSPLLAIIALLIRFESPGPVIFRQIRVGQGFRPFAIRKFRTMVSNGSEGGPLLTVGQDCRITRVGHVLRRLKLDELPQLWNVLVGDMSLVGPRPEVPRYVECARSEFAEVLAVRPGITDLASLKYIDEAAILATSSNPEEEYQYKVLPEKLRLAKLYVRHMSLRLDCAIVIQTLLHIAKLPLVVLTIPELKAAVEVSVASPWSGFSSFITRWRRPIIVVVDVGLIVLANYLAFFLRYDGNIPPSEHNVFEQTVLGLVAVRGIAFALYGLNEGLWRYTSLWDLQNILKGVLVSTVAFVMWVYWVMGIYSYPRSIFAIDAILIVGFLAGMRLSSRVLRDKVVFQKRRRVLVIGAGDSGERVVREMKTRSVFNCQPIGLVDENRVLLNQRIHGVRVLGGMQDIPRLIESLKPEIVVVAVPNPTPEFLRDLVIKLEPYDVSIKVLPSKEELLTDQSAVSQIRNVSVPDLLSRAPVNLDNRATRQLVQDKTVLITGAGGSIGSELARQIASFEPKGLLLYERHENSLYNIHKELDDKKYSFPIIPLIGDITDAQRLSAVLERYRPQILFHAAAHKHVPLVEANPIEAVKNNCIGTRIMAEAASLYGVEQFVHISTDKAVNPSSVMGATKRVAELIIQDIARTSRTRFLLVRFGNVLGSSGSVLLRFQEQIRSGGPVTVTHPEIRRYFMLIPEAVQLVLQAATVGEQGHTYILDMGEQIKVLDIARSLIRLSGLVPGRDIPIQFVGLRPGEKLYEELIGEGEIAVGSPLDKILQIRTINPLDFAVFREKLSALEVASSHDESSVVLEQLKEIVPMFGAAGSEAKSEEAVSSGVDSLIKR; from the coding sequence TTGATGAAGCGCACCTGTGATGTCTGTTTGGCAGCACTTGGATTGATCATCTTATCACCGCTTCTGGCTATTATTGCTCTACTGATCAGGTTTGAATCGCCCGGGCCTGTGATCTTCCGGCAGATTCGTGTTGGGCAAGGATTTCGCCCATTCGCAATCCGAAAGTTTCGAACAATGGTTTCGAATGGTTCAGAGGGTGGCCCACTACTTACAGTCGGTCAAGATTGTCGTATAACCAGAGTTGGGCATGTTTTGCGGAGGCTCAAACTTGATGAACTGCCGCAGTTATGGAATGTCCTTGTGGGGGATATGAGCCTTGTGGGGCCAAGGCCCGAGGTTCCTCGTTATGTGGAGTGTGCACGCTCGGAGTTCGCTGAGGTGCTTGCGGTGCGACCGGGTATTACGGACTTGGCTTCGTTGAAGTACATTGATGAAGCCGCAATTCTCGCCACTTCATCAAACCCCGAAGAAGAGTATCAATATAAAGTCCTTCCGGAAAAGCTGCGGTTAGCAAAGCTATATGTCCGCCATATGTCTTTGCGGCTCGATTGCGCCATTGTCATACAGACGCTGCTGCATATTGCCAAATTGCCTCTCGTGGTGCTCACAATTCCGGAACTCAAAGCAGCGGTTGAGGTTTCAGTCGCTTCCCCATGGTCAGGGTTTTCCTCGTTCATTACCAGATGGAGGCGGCCCATTATCGTCGTAGTCGACGTAGGTCTTATCGTTCTGGCTAACTATCTGGCTTTTTTTCTGCGATACGATGGGAATATTCCTCCGAGCGAACACAACGTCTTCGAGCAGACGGTATTAGGGTTAGTTGCCGTGAGGGGGATTGCATTTGCTTTGTATGGTCTGAATGAAGGTTTGTGGAGATACACCAGCCTCTGGGATCTGCAAAATATTCTGAAGGGCGTTTTGGTGAGTACTGTTGCATTCGTCATGTGGGTCTATTGGGTGATGGGGATTTACAGTTATCCCCGTTCTATTTTTGCCATTGATGCCATACTCATTGTAGGATTTCTTGCAGGCATGAGATTGTCTTCCCGAGTGTTGCGGGACAAAGTTGTATTTCAGAAGAGGCGGAGAGTTTTGGTTATTGGCGCCGGAGATTCTGGCGAGCGGGTTGTGCGTGAGATGAAGACGCGCAGTGTATTTAATTGCCAACCAATTGGGCTTGTTGACGAGAATAGGGTACTTCTTAATCAGCGTATTCATGGGGTTCGTGTCTTGGGGGGCATGCAAGATATCCCCAGGCTGATTGAATCACTCAAGCCTGAAATTGTTGTGGTAGCTGTGCCCAATCCGACACCTGAATTTCTTCGAGACCTGGTTATTAAGCTAGAGCCATATGATGTGTCAATTAAGGTATTGCCAAGTAAGGAGGAGCTTCTCACGGATCAAAGTGCGGTCAGTCAGATTCGAAACGTGTCAGTCCCTGATCTTCTGTCACGCGCCCCAGTGAATCTCGATAATCGAGCCACGAGACAGTTAGTCCAAGATAAGACGGTCTTGATTACTGGTGCGGGTGGCTCGATTGGTTCAGAATTAGCTCGCCAAATTGCGTCGTTCGAGCCTAAAGGACTGTTATTGTATGAGCGCCATGAAAATAGCCTATACAATATTCACAAGGAACTTGATGATAAAAAGTATTCCTTTCCCATTATCCCACTGATTGGGGATATCACAGATGCTCAAAGGCTTTCGGCTGTGCTTGAGCGGTATCGCCCTCAAATCTTGTTCCATGCAGCGGCACATAAACATGTGCCGCTCGTTGAGGCCAACCCCATTGAAGCGGTGAAGAATAACTGTATCGGCACCCGTATCATGGCCGAAGCGGCCAGTCTCTATGGCGTGGAGCAATTTGTCCATATATCGACTGATAAAGCAGTCAATCCATCGAGTGTGATGGGCGCGACGAAACGGGTGGCTGAGCTTATTATCCAGGATATTGCCAGGACTAGCCGGACACGATTTCTTCTTGTTCGGTTCGGGAATGTTCTTGGCAGTAGTGGGAGTGTCTTGCTTCGTTTCCAGGAACAAATCAGGTCTGGTGGTCCGGTGACTGTTACCCATCCAGAGATCCGCCGATACTTTATGCTCATTCCTGAGGCGGTCCAGCTGGTTCTCCAGGCTGCAACTGTTGGTGAGCAAGGTCACACCTATATTCTCGATATGGGTGAGCAAATCAAGGTGCTGGATATTGCTCGAAGCCTCATCCGATTATCAGGACTTGTTCCGGGGAGAGACATCCCCATTCAATTCGTCGGGCTTCGGCCAGGAGAAAAGCTCTACGAGGAATTAATCGGTGAGGGAGAGATTGCTGTAGGCTCTCCGCTGGACAAGATTTTGCAAATCCGGACGATAAACCCTCTCGACTTCGCAGTATTTCGAGAGAAATTATCAGCTCTGGAGGTGGCCAGTTCTCATGATGAGTCTAGTGTAGTACTTGAGCAGTTGAAAGAGATTGTTCCGATGTTCGGAGCAGCGGGTTCTGAGGCTAAATCGGAAGAAGCGGTCTCAAGCGGAGTTGATTCCTTAATAAAACGATGA
- a CDS encoding DegT/DnrJ/EryC1/StrS family aminotransferase, producing the protein MKDFLPFHRSDVGEEEVAEVVEVLRSGWLTTGPKVREFEREFAAMVGAPHAIAVNSCTAALHLALEAIGIREGDEVLVPTMTFAATAEVVTYFKARPVLLDCTEGTLNLNTDLIEKAISKRTKAIIPVHFAGHPCDLKPIHAIAKANNLHVIDDAAHALPARYHGKMIGGISDITCFSFYATKNITTGEGGMITTDNAEWAARMRMMSLHGLSRDAWNRYSSQGSWYYEILSPGFKYNLTDIAAALGLAQLKKCERFWKGREQYAAKYQEGFKDLPEIICPQAATHVQHAWHLYVIQLELDRLRISRDEFIRQLQQAGVGCSVHFIPLHLHPYHRDMGGYRPGDLPVSSGVFQRIVSLPLYSKMTEEEINRVIGIVRDLVKRNRR; encoded by the coding sequence ATGAAAGACTTTCTGCCGTTTCATAGGTCTGATGTGGGTGAAGAAGAGGTCGCAGAGGTTGTGGAGGTTCTTCGATCAGGCTGGCTGACAACGGGGCCTAAGGTGCGAGAATTTGAAAGGGAATTTGCAGCGATGGTGGGGGCTCCGCATGCCATTGCCGTTAATTCTTGTACAGCGGCTCTTCATCTTGCACTTGAGGCGATTGGTATACGTGAAGGTGATGAGGTTCTGGTTCCGACCATGACGTTTGCGGCGACAGCCGAGGTGGTGACATACTTTAAGGCTAGGCCTGTATTGCTGGACTGTACTGAAGGCACGTTGAACCTGAACACGGATTTGATAGAGAAAGCCATTTCCAAGAGGACAAAAGCGATTATCCCCGTACACTTCGCAGGGCATCCGTGTGATCTCAAACCCATTCATGCGATTGCAAAAGCTAACAATTTGCATGTGATTGATGATGCGGCACATGCGTTGCCGGCACGATATCACGGGAAAATGATCGGAGGTATTTCGGATATTACATGCTTTTCGTTCTATGCAACAAAGAATATTACCACTGGCGAAGGTGGAATGATTACCACGGATAATGCTGAGTGGGCTGCTCGTATGCGGATGATGAGTCTACATGGCCTCAGTCGCGATGCGTGGAATCGGTATTCCTCTCAAGGTTCGTGGTATTACGAAATACTTTCACCGGGCTTTAAGTATAACTTAACGGACATTGCTGCTGCTCTTGGTTTGGCTCAGTTGAAGAAGTGTGAACGGTTTTGGAAGGGGCGCGAGCAGTATGCGGCTAAATATCAAGAAGGGTTTAAGGATTTGCCGGAGATTATTTGCCCTCAAGCAGCAACACATGTACAGCATGCATGGCACTTGTATGTGATTCAATTGGAGTTGGATCGCTTGCGGATTAGCCGTGACGAATTTATCCGTCAGCTCCAACAGGCTGGTGTTGGGTGCAGTGTGCATTTCATTCCTCTTCATCTCCATCCCTACCACCGAGATATGGGAGGTTATCGACCTGGAGATCTGCCGGTCTCGAGCGGGGTGTTTCAGCGAATCGTTTCGTTGCCGCTGTATTCAAAAATGACGGAGGAGGAGATTAATCGTGTCATCGGGATCGTTCGTGATCTTGTGAAGAGGAACCGACGTTGA
- a CDS encoding fibronectin type III domain-containing protein, whose product MLKNEAWPNSDYRKVTKLTILLVLSTIVGCGGGGESSPITSNLSTTPSTEADSSSAETDQPSSDVASLPDELHAGDAEASVEAIASALEEEHANLTADSQPGLTDSGTPESQAEENPPPQAPTGTPVVALSSTPTGASANVTWQPSPDSNVSGYYIYYGRQPSGEPGTCGYEERYAVDSSSITIMDLEPNTPYFFAVSSYSSHESPCSNEIAIVTPPARA is encoded by the coding sequence ATGTTAAAGAATGAAGCGTGGCCAAATTCGGATTATCGTAAAGTCACAAAACTAACGATTCTTTTAGTATTATCAACTATCGTGGGATGTGGAGGGGGTGGAGAGAGCAGCCCGATCACTTCCAATCTTTCCACCACGCCGTCTACCGAAGCAGATTCTTCTTCTGCCGAGACAGACCAGCCGTCATCAGATGTAGCCTCTCTTCCTGATGAACTACATGCCGGTGACGCAGAAGCTTCGGTAGAGGCTATTGCTTCTGCCCTGGAAGAGGAGCACGCAAATTTGACTGCCGACTCCCAACCTGGTTTAACTGACTCCGGTACCCCAGAGAGCCAAGCGGAAGAGAATCCTCCCCCACAGGCCCCCACAGGAACCCCTGTGGTAGCGTTGAGCTCAACGCCGACAGGAGCTAGTGCAAATGTGACGTGGCAACCAAGTCCTGATTCAAACGTAAGTGGATACTATATTTATTACGGGAGACAACCTTCTGGAGAACCGGGAACGTGCGGCTATGAAGAGCGATATGCGGTTGACTCTTCCTCTATTACGATTATGGACCTTGAACCCAACACCCCCTATTTCTTTGCCGTGAGCTCATACTCCAGCCACGAGAGCCCTTGCTCAAATGAAATAGCTATAGTAACACCGCCTGCTAGAGCGTAA
- a CDS encoding DegT/DnrJ/EryC1/StrS family aminotransferase, translating into MGVPLLDLRAHHEPLQQEILLVLEQIFKSQAFILGPDVSRLEERVAAYCQAQYGIGVTSGTDALLIALMALGIGPGDEVITTPYSFFATAGVVVRLGAKPVFVDIDPTTYNMDPAKISQVVTTRTKAIIPVHLYGQCADMGPIMDVAKQHNLSIIEDAAQAIGSEYRDGRRTCGMGTIGCLSFFPSKNLGCLGDGGMAVTSDPELAERMRILRVHGSKPKYYHKLIGGNFRLDTIQAAVLNVKLNYLDGWTRRRQENAIRYGELFECSGLVHKERVRLPIPVYRQSGTRHYHIYNQFVLRVERRDALVAYLKQNEIGVEIYYPVPFHLQECFGYLGYREGDFPESERAAKDTIALPIFPELTTKQQAEVVEVVTAFYK; encoded by the coding sequence ATGGGGGTTCCTTTACTTGATCTCAGGGCACATCATGAGCCGCTTCAGCAGGAAATTCTGTTGGTGTTGGAACAGATCTTCAAGAGCCAGGCGTTTATTTTGGGCCCTGACGTGAGCAGGTTGGAAGAGAGGGTAGCCGCCTACTGTCAGGCTCAATATGGGATCGGGGTGACCTCGGGGACAGATGCACTCTTGATTGCTCTCATGGCGCTCGGGATTGGTCCTGGTGATGAGGTCATTACTACACCTTATTCATTTTTTGCGACGGCCGGAGTCGTTGTTCGTCTCGGAGCGAAGCCGGTTTTTGTTGATATCGATCCGACAACGTACAATATGGATCCTGCCAAGATTAGCCAGGTTGTGACGACCAGGACCAAAGCCATCATCCCAGTCCATCTTTACGGACAATGTGCTGATATGGGACCGATCATGGATGTGGCCAAACAGCACAACCTGAGCATCATTGAAGATGCAGCGCAAGCGATTGGCTCAGAATACCGTGATGGTCGTCGAACTTGTGGTATGGGTACCATTGGCTGTTTGTCGTTTTTCCCCAGTAAGAACCTGGGCTGTTTAGGTGATGGAGGGATGGCTGTGACCAGCGATCCCGAGCTTGCGGAGCGGATGAGAATCTTGCGAGTCCACGGGAGTAAGCCAAAATACTATCACAAACTGATCGGTGGAAATTTTCGGCTGGATACAATTCAGGCTGCGGTCCTCAATGTGAAACTAAATTATCTGGACGGATGGACCAGGAGGCGTCAGGAAAATGCGATCCGGTACGGAGAGCTCTTCGAGTGCAGCGGGCTTGTTCATAAAGAGAGGGTGCGCTTACCTATACCGGTCTATCGACAATCGGGAACTCGGCATTACCACATTTATAACCAATTTGTTCTCCGGGTGGAGCGACGAGATGCACTGGTGGCATATCTCAAACAAAATGAGATTGGGGTGGAAATCTACTATCCGGTTCCGTTCCATTTACAGGAATGTTTTGGATACCTGGGATATAGAGAGGGGGATTTCCCTGAGTCTGAACGGGCAGCCAAGGACACGATCGCTCTTCCGATTTTCCCAGAGTTGACGACGAAACAGCAAGCGGAGGTGGTTGAGGTGGTGACTGCCTTCTATAAGTAA